The Ciconia boyciana chromosome 4, ASM3463844v1, whole genome shotgun sequence DNA window GGTGTCCTTCCAGCAGGCCCCCTTTAAGCTCTCCTTCACTACTTTCCCTTTTGCTGTTTAGAGacattttcatccttttcacaGGGCATTTGCAGCAACTCGTTTTTCTAGTTCAGGCAGCTGCTTCTGTCGGGGACTTTACCTGAGTAGACAgctgtgaaaatacaaatatgtgcTGTTGTCTCTTGGTCGGTGGCTGTGTGACCCAGCCTGTCAGTTTGTGTCAGATCTCCTTTGTGTTCCAGGGGCCCGTGGTCCAGCAGCAGCATAACATTAGGCATTGCAGGCTATGTGTGAACAGCTTCCTCAAGTTGTCCTAGGGGTCTGCTGGGAACGGGTGATGGAGACCTCTCAAATCACAGAGCAAAGGGAGCAGAGGCAGTGCCTGTGGTGGAGGGGGGCTCCTCTGGAGCATTGAGCTCTGGGGAGGAggtgagagcagagctgcaagcGAGACCAAGGAGCTGCAGGCTGTAACATGCTGGTTTTGAAGCAAGGACCTCCTGCCTTTCTGGGCCTGGAGGGGCCTGACTGGAGGGAAAGGTGGACAGGGCAAAACCAACCTGGCTCGACTAGGTGGTTAGCAGGGTGGGGCAGTGCTGTCTGGGGCCATGTCCTAAACTGCAAAGCCTATTGTCTGAGGACGTTTAGTTATTTACTTTACTATTCTATAGCAGCATGCGGGTGAAAGGAGCTGGCCCTGCCACATGAGAGCCAAGGTCCACTGTGCTTTCTGAAAGTGGTCgtgccagggaggaggaggcagaaatcTTAGCTGGCCTGAGGCTCACGTGGATTCTCCTGCGTTCCTCACTGCTGACAGATGTGGGTCTGGAGCATCCATTCTtcaggagcagggggaagcCCCTTATCCTGGAGTGTCTCAGGCAGGCTTGGCAGTCTCTGGGAGAGCAGATCAATGACTACAGTCCAACCTCCAGGTGGATTGAGAGGATTTCCTTGTGCTCTGGCTTTGCAGGCAGAAGCTGTTCAGCCCCCAGCTAAGCTAGCGATAGTCTGTTCCTTGGAGTGATGTtgtattgtgtgtgtgtgttcactCTGCCACTGGATGACACTGAGCCTGTGTCTGCCTTGTGCTTGGACGCAGCTCCATGAGAAGGACACAAACTCTTCTACACTTTGAGGTGCCTTGGCCATATGTTACAGCCTTTCCCCTTGGTTGCACGATGCACATGTCCCTTACGTGTGTCATGCGCAATGCCATTGTGTGTGGTACTGGGCTTTTTAGCACTGAAACCCCCATATCACAGCCCCGGCTTTGCCAGGCTGTTCACACCGATCCCATCAGCGTGCAGTGCTGCTCCTCTCGTGTTAATTGTTTCTTGGCCATTTAGACCCGgtgcttcagagaaaaacacaggaagaaactaatttttgttGCTGAGTTTGGGCTTTGTGTAAAGTGAATATCAAAAGAGGCATGAGGTATCGATCAGCACCTCTCTGCCTTCAGTATTGTTTGTGCGTGAACAGGCCCTAAGGAAACCGCAGCATGTGACCGCATCTTGAAAGCGGCGTGTGAAGGAAGTGTGCAGAGGCAAATTCAGGTTGAACTTGTGATGAGTAAGTTTAGCTCTCGTGTTTGTGTTCCTGGATTTTACATCTTTCACATTCTTTTGAGGCagagtttgtgtgtgtggttgtaTGTGCTGGAAGCAATGTCTGGATGACAGTGCATGTGATGCGAGGTGAGGAGCAGTGCACTGGTGCAGGGAAGCCAGGGATGTGCTTGGCCTGCTGTGGGAAAGAGGAGATGGCAGAAAGCACCATGCACTGTCCCtagctcagccctgctgctgttCCTAACTATCGGTGCAGGGAGCCTGTGAGCAACAGCTCCAGGAACTTCCTTTTGGCCTTGGAAAGCAAACCTTTCTGTACTTGTTGCAGATTCGTATTGTGAGATGCTGCCCATAGACAGCCCTCCCTCTTTCCGGGAACAGTCAGTGAAGTACGTGTACAAGTTGACCATTGGCTGCCAGCGTGTCAACTCCCCCATCAAGCTCCTGCTGCGCGTACCCTTCCGTGTCCTTGTGCTGCATGGTAAGGCCACgtgctgccctccctgcagaTGCAGGCCTGGCTGCACTCTGCCCCAATGACATTCTCACCTTCTCCCCAGGACTCAAGGATTACCAGTTCCCACAGGATGAGGCCGTGGTGCCCTCAAACCCcttcctggaggaggaggagggcttgAAGAAAGACTCTCACCTGGTGGACCTGGTGACAACTGCTCATGGTGGCCACCTCCCGACGCAGCCTGCATAGGTCATTTCCCCTGCTTGAACCTGCTGTCCTAACCTGGGTGTGAAGCACAGCTCAGTGCTTGCTGCAAATATCTCTTGCTGGCAAAGCAAAGCTCTGACTGGGGCTGTGGAGCAGCTCCATCAGGGCCTGCTCAGATCAGAGTTTCCCATAGGCTCTCCCTGCCAGTCTCAGGCTCTTCTTAATTCAGCCAGAGAGACCTTCTTCCCAGTGTATCCAGCATGTGGTTTGCTCTTGCTCATTGCAGGTGTTTCTCAAAGGGAATGCTGCCTCCAGGGCCTGTCCTTCACACCCAAGCAGCAGGCGTGGGGTCATTTCTGCTGGGCTCTGTGATTAACCCAGAGTGCTGTATGGAGCAGAGCCTCATCCTGCTGCAACCCTGTCCCCCCCTCTTCTTGCTCCACAGACCTGTATAACATCAGCAACACTCGTAGGAAGGTGGGGATGTTCTGCATCTTTAAGACCATGTATAACATCGGAGAGGATGTCATTGGGACCTTTAACTTCTCAGGAGACATCCCATGTCTGCAGGTCAGTGCTGGCTTCGAGATCActgtggggagaggcaggggttTCAGGTGGGGGAGTGGGAGAAGGGATTGGGGTGGCACTGGGCTGCTGTGGGGTTTCTAGTGAGGGTTTCTAGTGGGACCCAGCTGAGGTCCCCTTGAGGTATGAGGTGGGGAAGGGCTTCAGTTCTGAGCTCGTTTGGGAAACGGAGGCCCCAGGGCTTTGGGCCAGGGCTGTGTGAGTGAGCACCCTGCTGATTGCCCTGCAGTTCTCCGTGAGCCTGCAGACAGAGGAGAGCATCCAGGAGGAGTTCCAGCACTGGCCAGGTCAGCCCATCTCCTTCAGCACACACGCCCACCATCAGGAGGCCTGCCTGCACACGGCCCAGAGCAGCTTCTTCCTGCCCATCCCACTCGGCTCTACCCCAGGATTCACCACCAACATTGGTTAGCGGCCACCAGGGAAGGGACCCGCCCCTGCTGATCTCTGCAGGAGGACTACAATGTCCCCAGTCCTGCCTTAACTGCCCCCCACAGCTGTGTTGTGTGGGAGGGAGCTGGCCTGTGTGAGTGGGCTTGTCCCCTTGCCAGGACAGCCAGCACTGAGACAgctgctgtccctgtcccttgTGGTGTTGGCTGCTGACACTCCTCTTGCCCACAGTGTCCCTGAAGAGGAGGCTGCACTTTGAGTTTGTGACCTCTGGGGAGTTGGTGGGGACTTGCCTGGTTCGTGGGAGCCAGTTGGAGGCCATCACCTGGACTGGGGTGGAGCAGATTGAAGTGGACACTTTCAGCTGGGACTTGCCCATCAAAGTCCTTCCCACCAACCCCATCCTGGCTTCCTATGTATCTCAGTTCTCCAGCACCAACTCCATCACCATCTGAAGTGGAGAGAGCTGGTAGGGACCTGTGGTGCTGCAGGCATGTGCCACCGGTGGGAATGGCAGGCAGGACTGTCACTGGTGCGCTGCAGGGTGTGCACCCCAACATCCCCCTGGGTTCATCTGTGACACCCAGGTGGGCACCAGGTGAGTCTGCCCTGCCTGTGGATGGAGGAGCGCTGCACTTGCTGCGGTGTCTTGTGCTGCAGCCTTTGGCTGGGAGCCGGACCCTTCCTGCCTGGGTGAAGGCACGAGTCCCAGCACTCACCAAAAGGAAATCTGCCTCCCAAGGAATGGCCCAATGTGCCTTTACTCCATGAGGGGCTTCCAAGAGGGAAGGGCCCAGCCCAGGGAAAGGAGAGCGGAGCTCTTCTGGTGAAGCCCCATGCCAGCCTTGGGTGAAGGCCGTGCCCCTACAGTGGAGACCCCTCAAGCAGAGGTCTGGTGTCCAGGTGAGGCATGCTGGCCACctgggctgggtgggagcctgctctcctgccctggcacaTGTCCTGCCTCTTGGGAAGGATGTCTCAtgcacagcccagcaccccTGTTACCTTCGGAGGAGGCAGGTCCTGGCAGGCCATCCCTGCGCTGCTGGCACATGCTGGTGTCCTGGATGCGGCTGTGTGCTGTGGCAGCACAATAGCGATGATCCAAAACTGAGAAGCACTGAGCACCTGGGCTGTtctctgcctgtgctcctgGGCGCAAAGGCATCCTGCTGGTCTTGGGATCCTTGGGGAGCTGGAGTGAATGCATGCTGTGCATTCAGGAGCTGGGATGGAGATCTCCCTGCTCAACAGCCAGCTCCCTGTTTCTACCAAACCTTTCAAAGAGTTTTCCTCTTTGCATGGAAATCTAATAAACATCTGAACATGCAAAACTTGGCCTTCCAAAGAGCCTTATTCCTACACTGTTCCCCATGCTGGACAGAGCCTGCCCTGCATGACAGTCACAGGCTGGAGACTTCCTAtttgtttaataactttattGCAAGAACAAACATCTACACAAGGTTCTGCACAACACAGGCATGGCACCAGCTGGCACCAGACATTGCTTCAGCTCCCTGAACCCTAGCAGGGCACCTGGCTCCCCAccctgcttccctgca harbors:
- the RGP1 gene encoding LOW QUALITY PROTEIN: RAB6A-GEF complex partner protein 2 (The sequence of the model RefSeq protein was modified relative to this genomic sequence to represent the inferred CDS: inserted 2 bases in 1 codon): MCSNPKALPAILGGKADVPQDIMERHIISITVCSRAVQATIEVLAKLGCGPVFLAGEVLECVITFTNLLSASFTSASSEMLAWASAQIHCQFHTSENRIVLPPSDGSKHDMQAENETVFIPSRGEQGQCILSTPPKILFCDLQLDPGDSKSYSYCEMLPIDSPPSFREQSVKYVYKLTIGCQRVNSPIKLLLRVPFRVLVLHGLKDYQFPQDEAVVPSNPFLEEEEGLKKDSHLVDLVTXLLMVATSRRSLHLYNISNTRRKVGMFCIFKTMYNIGEDVIGTFNFSGDIPCLQFSVSLQTEESIQEEFQHWPGQPISFSTHAHHQEACLHTAQSSFFLPIPLGSTPGFTTNIVSLKRRLHFEFVTSGELVGTCLVRGSQLEAITWTGVEQIEVDTFSWDLPIKVLPTNPILASYVSQFSSTNSITI